From a single Myotis daubentonii chromosome 5, mMyoDau2.1, whole genome shotgun sequence genomic region:
- the LOC132234408 gene encoding LOW QUALITY PROTEIN: zinc finger protein 709-like (The sequence of the model RefSeq protein was modified relative to this genomic sequence to represent the inferred CDS: substituted 3 bases at 3 genomic stop codons): protein MVERLCIRKDGCQCRENFSQIPNHNEKKETPTEIKQPKSRLCRQIFMHYLSLNNHLSFHIALKLYLCQEYEENPYKCKEPEKAFKPHQHIQRLEGSPSGRAFHYSASLRNHERMHIPGKLYECKQCGKGFSHLSYFKLHKNTHSGEKPYQSKQFGKAFSSPKYSGENERTHTAEKPSQCEKSDKAFSSTCLRNPERTHPGEKPDEYKECGKVFSWLSSLRKHKRSHDEKKPHECKECGEIFCHRYSLIIHQRMHTGEKPYECKLCGTVFSYSTSLQNHKRTHNRETPYGCKQCGKTFSCPKSYREHQQTQCGEKPYECKQRGKAFIFSTSLQNHEKMHTGEKPYKCKQCGKAFSYSRSFGKHKRNHDENKPHECKECGKTFLYPSFLRIHERLHTGEKPYECKQCGKAFTHNNNLKNHERMHTGEKPFECKQCGKAFIRSISLRNHERMHTGEKPYECKQCGKAFHSSGSLKKHKGNHDGKKPHECKECGKRFLYPSFLRTHERLHTGQKPYECKQCGXAFNCPKSNRKHQQTQCGEKPYECKQCENAFIRSTSLXNHERMHTGEKPYECQQCGKAFHSSSSLQKHEINHEGKKPHECKXCGKTFLYPSFLRTHERLHTGGKTL from the coding sequence ATGGTAGAGAGACTCTGTATAAGGAAGGATGGTTGTCAATGCAGAGAAAACTTCAGCCAGATTCCAAATCATAATGAGAAGAAGGAAACTCCTACTGAAATAAAACAACCTAAATCCAGGTTGTGTAGGCAAATCTTCATGCATTATTTGTCCTTGAATAACCACCTGAGCTTTCACATTGCACTCAAACTATACCTGTGTCAGGAATATGAAGAAAACCCTTATAAATGTAAGGAACCTGAGAAAGCTTTCAAGCCTCACCAACATATTCAAAGACTTGAAGGCAGCCCCAGTGGGAGAGCTTTCCACTATTCAGCTTCCCTTAGAAATCATGAAAGAATGCATATTCCTGGGAAACTGTATGAgtgtaagcaatgtgggaaaggCTTTAGTCATCTCAGTTACTTTAAACTTCACAAAAACACTCATAGTGGAGAGAAACCATATCAGAGTAAGCAATTTGGCAAAGCTTTCAGTTCTCCCAAGTACtctggagaaaatgaaagaacacaCACTGCAGAAAAGCCCTCTCAATGTGAGAAATCTGATAAAGCTTTCAGTTCCACTTGTCTAAGAAATCCTGAAAGAACACATCCTGGTGAGAAACCTGATGAATATAAGGAATGTGGGAAAGTCTTCAGTTGGCTCAGCTCtcttagaaaacataaaagaagtcATGACGAAAAGAAGCctcatgaatgtaaggaatgtggtgAAATATTCTGTCATCGCTATTCCCTTATAATTCATCAAAGAATGCATACAGGGGAAAAACCGTATGAATGTAAGCTTTGTGGTACAGTTTTCTCTTATTCAACTTCCCTCCAAAATCATAAAAGAACTCATAACAGGGAAACACCCTATGgatgtaagcaatgtgggaaaacCTTCAGTTGTCCAAAGTCTTATCGAGAGCATCAACAGACACAATGtggagaaaagccctatgaatgtaagcaacGTGGGAAAgcttttatattttctacttctcttcaaaatcatgaaaaaatgcatactggggagaagccctataaatgtaagcaatgtgggaaagccttctcTTATAGCAGGTCTtttggaaaacataaaagaaatcaTGACGAAAACAAGCctcatgaatgtaaggaatgtggtaaaACATTCCTTTATCCCTCTTTCCTTAGAATTCATGAAAGACTGCATACTGGGGAAAAACCatatgaatgtaagcaatgtgggaaagctttcacacataacaataatcttaaaaatcatgaaagaatgcatactggagagaaaccctttgAATGTAAacaatgtgggaaagctttcatACGTTCCATTTCTCTTAGAAATCATGAAAGAATGCATACtggggagaaaccctatgaatgtaaacaatgtgggaaagccttccaTTCTAGTGGCTCTCttaaaaaacataaaggaaatCACGATGGAAAAAAGCCTCatgaatgtaaagaatgtggTAAAAGATTCCTTTATCCCTCTTTCCTTAGAACTCATGAAAGACTGCATACTGGgcaaaaaccctatgaatgtaagcaatgtgggtAAGCCTTTAATTGTCCAAAGAGTAATCGAAAGCATCAACAGACACAATGtggagaaaagccctatgaatgtaagcaatgtgaGAATGCTTTCATACGTTCCACTTCTCTTTGAAATCATGAAAGAATGCATACtggggagaaaccctatgaatgtcaacaatgtgggaaagccttccaTTCTAGCAGCTCTCttcaaaaacatgaaataaatcaTGAGGGGAAAAAGCCTCATGAATGTAAGTAATGTGGTAAAACTTTCCTTTATCCCTCTTTCCTTAGAACTCATGAAAGACTGCATACTGGGGggaaaaccctatga